The Pseudomonas chlororaphis subsp. piscium genome contains the following window.
GTCAGCCAGCCACCGCGCAGAAGGCCATGATTTTCGATGGCTTCATACGCGTAGCAGGAACAGCTGGGGTAGAAACGACAGTGACTGGCCATCAGAGGACTAATGGCATAGCGATAAAACTGGATCGGAACGAGTGCCAGTTTACGCATTCGGGCTGTCTACCCCTACAGTTTCGGTTTTGACTGCTGGTGCCGGCTTGTTACGGGCCAGACGCTTCCAGAGTTTGTCGAAATGCTGAATCAATTC
Protein-coding sequences here:
- the yidD gene encoding membrane protein insertion efficiency factor YidD, which translates into the protein MRKLALVPIQFYRYAISPLMASHCRFYPSCSCYAYEAIENHGLLRGGWLTFRRLGRCHPWNPGGYDPVPPIPTSRSSSMAE